GAGCTGTCGCCGACCGACGACGCGACCATCCTGTTCACCTCGGGCTCGACCGGCGAGGCCAAGGGCGCGGTGTCTACGCACGGCGCGGTGACCCAGGCGGTCTACACCTATGCGACCAGCCTGATGTGCCTGCTCGGCATCCTCGAGAGCCTGGGCGAGGGCCCCAAGAACCCGCCGCGGACGCTGGTCAGCGTGCCCTTCTTCCACGTCACCGGCGAAATCCCGGTGCTGCTCAACAGCTTCGTCATCGGGCGCGGCATGGTACTGATGCCGAAATGGGACGCGGGCGAAGCGCTGCGGCTGATCGAGAAGGAGAAGATCACCTACTTCGTCGGAGTCCCGACGATGAGCCTCGAGCTGATGAACCATCCCGAGCGCGACAAGCATGACCTCTCGACGCTGACCGACATCGCCGCCGGCGGGGCGCCGCGCCCGGTCGCGCACGTCCAGCGCTTGAAGGAGAGCTTCGACACCGCCCAGCCGGCGCTCGGCTACGGGCTGACCGAGACCAACGCGGTCGGCTGCGGCAATTACTGGGGCAATTACATCGCCAAGCCGGCCTCGACCGGGCGTTCGCTGCCGTTCGTCAAGGTCGCTATCCTCGGGGCCGGCGACGCGCCGCTGCCGCAGGGCGAGCGGGGCGAGGTCGGGATCAAGGCCGCCGCCAACATCAAGGGCTATTGGAAGAACCCGCTGGCGACCGCCGCTGCCTTCAGCGCCGACGGCTATATGAAGACCGGCGACATCGGCTATCTCGACGCCGACGGCTATCTGTTCATCGTCGACCGAAAGAAAGACATCATCATCCGCGGCGGCGAGAATATCAGCGCGGCCGAGGTCGAAGCGGCGATCTACGGCTCCGACCGGGTCGCCGAGGCAGCGGTGTTCGGGGTGCCCGACGAAAGGCTGGGCGAAGTGCCGATCGCGATCGTCCATCCGGCCGAGGGCGCGGCGTTGAGCGCGGACGAACTGCGCACCTTCCTCGAACCGCGACTGGCGAGCTTCAAGATTCCCGGCCGCTTCATCATCGCCGACCAGCCGCTGCCGCGGCTCGGCACCGGCAAGATCGACCGTGTCGCGCTGAAAGCGCAGTTCGCCGCCTGATGCGCGCATGAAGGTCGATCGCCGCACGCTGCTGATCGGCGGCGGGGCCGGAGTTGGGCTGGTCGTCGCCTGGGGGCTGTGGCCGCGGCGCTTCACGCCCGACCTGCCGTTGGCCAAGGGCGAACGCGCCTTCAACGCCTTCCTCAAGATCGCGCCCTCGGGGCTGGTGACGGTGGCCGTGCCGCAGGTCGAGCATGGGCAGGGGGTGTGGACCGCCTTGCCGCAATCGCTCGCCGACGAGTTGGGTGCCGACTGGAAGCGGGTCGCGGTGATCCCGGCGCCGGCGGGGCACGCCTATGACAATGCGCTGGCGGGGTCGCTCGGCAAGGGGCGCGTGACCGGCGGCGCGACCTCGGTCCGCGCCTTTGGCGATCCGCTGCGCCAAGCAGGCGCGACTGCGCGGGCGATGCTGTGCGCCGCGGCGGCGGCTCGGTGGGGCGTCAGCGCCAGGGACTGCGACACCGCCGACGGATATGTCGTCCATGAGGGCCGCAGGCTGGCATTCGGCGAGCTGGCCGAAGCGGCGGCGGGAGAAAGGGTGCCGACCACTCCGATGTTGCGTGCCCGTCCCGCCGGGCTGGCGATGCAGCCGCTGCCGCGCCTCGACGGCCCGCCCAAGAGTGACGGCAGCCTCCGCTTCGCCGCCGACATCCGCCTCCCCGGCATGGTCTATGCCGCCGCGCTGATCGGCGAGCGGGTCGAGCGCGACATCCCCGGGCTACACAGCGGCGACGGCTGGGTCGCGGCGGTCGGGCCGACGAGCTGGGCGGCGCGGCTGATGCTCGCCA
The Sphingomonas ginsengisoli An et al. 2013 genome window above contains:
- a CDS encoding class I adenylate-forming enzyme family protein, whose protein sequence is MPSELDQRYDAVLAAVTGPGGRIVTGEDALGRTVVTNFPPTLPGFFKAFCGLNGAVEAVVAGDERLTFAELDRVSDELARALVHIHGIEKGDRVGIAMRNCPSWIVSHMAILKAGGVSTLLNGWWQGHEMAHALELTEPRLIIADTQRATRMAAACGKWPTVALPIEQPIGEALAPLLGDEVAADAPLPELSPTDDATILFTSGSTGEAKGAVSTHGAVTQAVYTYATSLMCLLGILESLGEGPKNPPRTLVSVPFFHVTGEIPVLLNSFVIGRGMVLMPKWDAGEALRLIEKEKITYFVGVPTMSLELMNHPERDKHDLSTLTDIAAGGAPRPVAHVQRLKESFDTAQPALGYGLTETNAVGCGNYWGNYIAKPASTGRSLPFVKVAILGAGDAPLPQGERGEVGIKAAANIKGYWKNPLATAAAFSADGYMKTGDIGYLDADGYLFIVDRKKDIIIRGGENISAAEVEAAIYGSDRVAEAAVFGVPDERLGEVPIAIVHPAEGAALSADELRTFLEPRLASFKIPGRFIIADQPLPRLGTGKIDRVALKAQFAA